The following proteins come from a genomic window of Pedobacter faecalis:
- a CDS encoding bifunctional 3,4-dihydroxy-2-butanone-4-phosphate synthase/GTP cyclohydrolase II, whose product MEIKLNAIEEAIAEIKAGKVVIVVDDEDRENEGDFLTAAANATPEVINFMATYGRGLICASLTEERCDELGLELMVGKNTAAHETNFTVSVDLLGHGCTTGISASDRSKTILALINPKTNPAELGKPGHIFPLRAKDGGVLRRSGHTEAAVDLARLAGMEPAGVLVEIMKDDGEMARLPDLVKIAAQHQLKIISIKDLIAYRLTKESLIHQEVTVNLPTQWGDFKMTAYTQLDNNATHLAISKGEWQEDESVLARVHSSCVTGDIFGSCRCDCGPQLHKAMEMIEKEGKGVIVYMNQEGRGIGLINKLRSYNLQDAGFDTVEANIKLGFKSDERDYGVGAQILRAQGVMKMKLMSNNPMKRAGLIGYGLEIVENIPIEIKSNVHNELYLKTKRDKMGHQIMKG is encoded by the coding sequence ATGGAAATAAAATTAAACGCTATAGAAGAAGCTATTGCGGAGATAAAAGCGGGTAAGGTGGTTATTGTTGTAGATGATGAGGACCGCGAAAATGAAGGCGATTTTTTAACGGCTGCAGCCAACGCCACACCCGAGGTAATCAATTTTATGGCTACGTATGGCAGGGGTTTAATTTGTGCTTCCCTTACGGAGGAGCGTTGCGATGAGCTTGGTCTGGAACTGATGGTCGGCAAGAATACCGCTGCCCATGAGACGAACTTTACCGTGTCTGTCGATTTGCTGGGACACGGGTGCACAACAGGTATTTCCGCTTCTGACCGCTCCAAGACTATTTTAGCGCTTATAAATCCGAAAACCAATCCTGCTGAACTTGGCAAGCCCGGACATATTTTCCCCTTGAGGGCAAAAGACGGAGGTGTGCTGAGAAGATCGGGACACACGGAGGCGGCGGTAGATCTTGCCAGGTTGGCGGGTATGGAACCAGCCGGTGTGCTTGTTGAGATTATGAAAGACGACGGGGAGATGGCGAGGTTACCGGATCTGGTCAAAATTGCGGCTCAGCATCAGTTAAAGATCATATCGATCAAAGATCTGATCGCGTATCGACTAACTAAGGAAAGCCTGATTCATCAGGAGGTTACCGTTAATCTTCCTACACAATGGGGAGATTTTAAGATGACCGCTTATACCCAACTGGATAACAATGCTACCCACCTTGCCATCAGTAAAGGTGAGTGGCAGGAAGATGAATCGGTACTGGCCCGTGTACATTCATCTTGCGTAACCGGGGATATTTTTGGTTCCTGCCGTTGTGATTGCGGACCCCAGCTCCATAAGGCGATGGAAATGATAGAAAAGGAGGGTAAAGGCGTGATTGTTTATATGAACCAGGAGGGCAGGGGTATTGGTCTTATCAATAAGCTGAGGTCTTATAACCTGCAGGATGCTGGCTTTGACACGGTGGAGGCGAATATTAAACTCGGTTTCAAAAGTGACGAGCGCGATTATGGCGTAGGCGCACAGATTCTTCGTGCCCAGGGGGTTATGAAGATGAAGCTGATGTCTAACAATCCGATGAAAAGAGCTGGATTGATAGGATACGGCTTAGAGATCGTTGAGAATATTCCTATTGAGATCAAAAGCAACGTTCATAATGAACTTTACCTTAAAACTAAGCGCGATAAGATGGGTCACCAGATTATGAAGGGCTAG
- a CDS encoding translocation/assembly module TamB domain-containing protein: protein MYVKPFKSLVLENFIVLDLQKDTLLSTPTLMVDVSEFSLKRRVIDINAVQINRGSFFLKSYKDRSTNLDFIINYFDSGSPKKKAKPGKPFRVNLQKAILNDISFKYKNLRVDTLINGVNFDDVHLSRLNGILENINTADYIFQAEIKNLSFAEKSGFKLKELTAFATVDTNSIKLERLMLTTEKSKLSNYFEMSFSKYKDFSDYVNKVRMRAKFANSHIASSDVAFFAPQIGKMNLRLEVDGQISGTVTNLRAKKLLVKTGKATYVKGDFSLRGLPYIKETFMDLKIDMAGTNKSDLDQIVRSFGFKDKGVIPSIVSKFGNVNFNGSFTGFQNDFIAFGEFKTKLGRVVSDVNMKIDPRGTPSYTGYVKSYDFNLGELVDEPQLGRLTASLYVKGRGFEVKDLSETIRGDIDYIDFNRYRYRNAKIDGTFDKRYFNGNLSVNDKNVKLMFSGGVNLNPVLPVFNFEATISKAKLKALHLHKDSLMIDAKFKTNFSGNNLNNIQGDLLIQEVRLDNVKGIYHIDSVKLSASGTGRDRNLTITSDVLEASVKGQYDLNAIPSYYKALAKKYIPSLQTDIKPYGDQIFNFNLKLKRFEPIAQLFIPGLEITDHAIFIGNFDSSKNIATVNGFVTKLTYKGIIAHNIIVDENTSENQLQAIITTDRVDLNDSLYIKNVNISNILRNDSLSLNVKLANADDANQLDLNGLVEFTNDTTAKISILPSDLKINSEDWKIQEKVRISLNEGKTEIRNFDLSNGGQLLTVDGILSDDPADLLVVGFKDIDLQSLNPFVKTLGITLKGRLNGDTKLRNVLKAPRISDNIIVDSLTFNDTYIGRLTDTSSYDQLNKAANIYTTIRAEGRESLSAVGNIDLEKSEIDLGVELNDSELAVLEPFLSRLVSDLGGHISAELSVKGNLTKPDINGEISFDEGKMTVNYLKTTYILSDEVAVNSSVIDLNSLKLLDVEGHEAVATGTVDLNNINNPTLDVTINAENIMALNTTEKDNSIYFGRAYGSGTFKFKGPTNNMFIDIDAKTEKGTVFNLPLNNSETVASKDFITFVSKDTLRTVKKPTTFDGLTMNLKLVVDANSTANIYTTLGNLSGRGYSKNLELNINSLGDFEMSGDYIIESGSFDFTAQEIINKKFTIRQGGTIRWTGNPNNAQINLKAIYALRASLNDLYTAANRDAGSAVNERVLTEVEMGLSGLLLKPDIRLDIFFPSNPAIKEELQSYFNDDNNRNLQALSLIIRRSFAPGTGAEGLGKQLTSGVASTATELLFNQFNNVLSSLNLDFVDINIRSLSEANASFRFFNNRVVLNAGIVDRRSTNDLSPIGFTRDNVGGEVEILTLIKKDGTLIGKLANKPPTQQGLFLNTPLGGSQNNNVTSLGLIYTQQFDSFREFVKRLTGTYKPSKPTDTLKSNRPDSTSYQRSPVMLKEKKNNK, encoded by the coding sequence TTGTACGTTAAGCCCTTCAAATCGCTCGTTCTGGAAAACTTCATTGTGCTGGATTTACAAAAGGACACGCTTTTGAGTACGCCGACTTTAATGGTGGACGTTAGTGAATTTTCACTGAAGCGACGGGTTATTGACATCAATGCGGTTCAGATCAATCGAGGTTCTTTTTTTTTAAAATCATATAAAGACAGGTCGACCAACCTTGATTTCATCATCAACTATTTTGATTCGGGCTCACCTAAAAAGAAGGCTAAACCCGGCAAACCGTTTAGGGTAAATCTGCAAAAGGCCATACTGAACGACATTAGCTTTAAGTATAAAAACCTCCGGGTAGATACGCTGATCAACGGAGTCAATTTCGACGACGTACATTTAAGCAGGCTAAATGGTATATTAGAAAACATCAACACGGCCGATTATATCTTCCAGGCTGAAATAAAGAACCTGTCTTTTGCAGAAAAAAGCGGCTTTAAACTAAAAGAACTAACAGCATTTGCTACCGTAGATACCAATTCCATAAAGTTGGAGCGACTAATGCTCACTACGGAGAAAAGTAAACTGAGCAACTATTTCGAGATGAGTTTCTCGAAATATAAGGATTTCAGTGACTACGTAAACAAAGTGCGGATGAGGGCAAAATTTGCCAACAGCCATATCGCATCCAGTGATGTTGCCTTCTTTGCTCCCCAAATCGGCAAGATGAATCTCCGGCTTGAAGTGGACGGCCAGATCAGCGGCACGGTAACTAATCTCAGGGCTAAAAAGCTGCTGGTAAAAACAGGAAAGGCTACCTATGTGAAAGGCGACTTTTCTTTGAGAGGGCTACCCTATATTAAGGAGACTTTCATGGACCTTAAAATTGACATGGCCGGCACCAACAAGTCTGATCTGGACCAGATTGTTCGAAGCTTTGGCTTTAAAGATAAGGGAGTCATCCCTTCCATTGTCTCTAAATTTGGCAATGTTAATTTCAATGGCTCGTTTACGGGTTTTCAAAACGATTTTATTGCCTTCGGAGAATTTAAAACAAAACTCGGACGGGTCGTCTCAGATGTCAACATGAAGATAGACCCAAGAGGCACACCATCGTATACCGGGTATGTCAAAAGCTACGACTTCAATCTGGGCGAACTGGTCGACGAGCCGCAACTTGGCAGGCTCACCGCCTCCTTGTATGTTAAAGGCCGGGGCTTTGAGGTTAAGGACCTTTCGGAAACGATCAGGGGCGACATCGACTATATCGATTTTAACCGGTACCGCTATCGGAATGCTAAGATCGACGGGACGTTCGATAAACGATATTTTAATGGCAATCTAAGTGTAAACGACAAGAACGTTAAACTTATGTTTAGCGGAGGGGTAAACCTCAATCCCGTACTGCCGGTTTTCAACTTTGAGGCAACGATCAGTAAGGCCAAACTGAAAGCATTGCATCTCCATAAGGACTCGCTCATGATCGACGCCAAGTTCAAGACGAACTTTTCCGGTAACAATCTGAACAACATTCAGGGTGATCTGCTTATTCAGGAAGTGAGGTTAGACAATGTTAAAGGAATCTATCACATCGACTCCGTGAAACTGTCGGCAAGCGGTACGGGTCGCGACAGAAACCTGACTATTACCTCTGATGTACTGGAAGCCAGCGTGAAAGGCCAGTACGATTTAAATGCCATACCGTCCTACTATAAGGCGCTCGCCAAAAAGTATATCCCATCGCTGCAAACCGACATTAAGCCTTATGGCGATCAGATCTTTAATTTCAACCTGAAACTGAAGCGCTTTGAGCCAATTGCACAGCTATTTATTCCAGGCCTTGAAATCACTGATCATGCCATATTTATCGGCAATTTTGATTCGTCAAAGAACATCGCCACAGTAAATGGATTTGTTACTAAGCTGACCTACAAGGGAATCATTGCGCACAATATCATCGTCGACGAAAACACTTCTGAAAACCAGTTGCAGGCAATTATCACTACTGACCGTGTCGACCTGAATGATAGTCTGTATATTAAAAACGTCAACATCTCCAACATCCTGAGGAACGACAGTTTATCGCTCAACGTCAAACTGGCCAATGCTGATGATGCCAACCAACTGGATCTAAACGGCCTGGTCGAATTTACGAATGATACCACGGCCAAGATCAGCATCCTGCCGTCCGACCTTAAGATTAACAGCGAGGACTGGAAAATCCAGGAGAAGGTACGTATAAGTCTTAACGAAGGCAAAACTGAGATACGTAATTTTGATCTGAGTAACGGTGGACAGTTGCTGACTGTAGACGGTATCTTATCGGACGACCCGGCAGACCTACTTGTAGTAGGTTTTAAAGACATCGACCTTCAAAGTCTAAATCCATTTGTCAAGACTCTCGGGATCACGCTGAAAGGACGCCTAAACGGCGATACTAAACTTAGAAATGTTCTTAAAGCACCACGGATTTCTGATAATATCATCGTTGATTCATTGACGTTTAATGATACTTACATCGGTCGGCTCACCGACACCTCATCTTACGATCAGCTGAATAAGGCGGCGAACATTTATACAACGATACGTGCCGAAGGCAGGGAAAGCTTGAGCGCTGTGGGAAATATAGATCTGGAAAAAAGTGAGATCGACCTTGGGGTAGAACTTAACGACAGTGAATTAGCTGTACTCGAACCTTTCCTGAGCAGGCTTGTTTCAGACCTGGGAGGGCATATTTCTGCCGAACTTAGTGTTAAAGGCAACCTTACTAAGCCCGACATTAACGGCGAAATCTCGTTTGATGAAGGCAAGATGACCGTCAATTATTTAAAGACAACATATATTCTCTCAGACGAAGTAGCGGTAAACAGCAGTGTTATTGATCTCAACAGCCTCAAGCTTCTTGATGTGGAAGGTCACGAGGCGGTTGCGACCGGAACAGTAGATCTCAATAACATAAACAATCCAACGCTCGATGTGACCATAAATGCCGAAAACATCATGGCGCTCAACACTACTGAAAAAGATAACTCCATCTACTTTGGCAGAGCCTACGGATCGGGGACTTTCAAGTTTAAAGGCCCTACCAACAACATGTTTATTGATATAGATGCGAAGACTGAAAAAGGTACTGTTTTTAACCTGCCGCTAAACAATTCAGAGACCGTGGCAAGCAAAGACTTCATTACCTTCGTAAGTAAAGACACGTTGAGAACCGTTAAAAAACCCACAACTTTCGATGGTCTCACGATGAACCTGAAACTGGTTGTAGACGCTAACAGTACGGCGAATATTTATACTACGCTGGGTAACCTGAGTGGTCGCGGTTACTCCAAGAACCTTGAACTGAACATCAACAGTCTTGGCGACTTTGAGATGTCGGGCGACTACATTATCGAATCCGGGAGCTTTGATTTTACAGCTCAGGAAATCATCAATAAGAAATTTACCATACGCCAGGGTGGAACCATCCGCTGGACAGGTAATCCCAATAACGCTCAAATTAACCTGAAGGCAATATACGCACTACGGGCAAGCCTGAACGATCTGTATACTGCGGCAAACCGTGATGCGGGAAGTGCTGTAAATGAACGTGTGCTTACCGAGGTTGAAATGGGATTATCGGGACTTCTTCTGAAGCCAGACATTAGACTGGACATCTTCTTTCCATCAAACCCCGCGATTAAAGAAGAGCTTCAGTCATACTTTAACGATGACAACAACAGAAACCTCCAGGCGCTAAGTTTGATCATACGGAGGAGCTTTGCTCCGGGCACCGGTGCAGAGGGCCTTGGAAAACAGCTTACCTCCGGCGTAGCGAGTACGGCAACAGAACTACTGTTTAATCAGTTCAACAACGTGCTGTCCTCGTTAAACCTTGACTTCGTGGACATCAATATCAGGTCGCTCAGTGAAGCCAACGCATCTTTCCGGTTCTTCAACAACCGCGTCGTCTTAAATGCAGGGATCGTCGACAGGAGAAGTACGAACGATTTGTCGCCCATAGGGTTTACGAGAGACAATGTTGGCGGAGAAGTAGAGATATTAACACTTATAAAGAAGGACGGAACGTTGATTGGGAAACTGGCCAACAAGCCTCCTACACAACAGGGTCTGTTTCTGAATACACCTCTGGGTGGCAGCCAGAACAACAATGTAACGTCACTCGGACTGATCTACACACAGCAATTTGACAGCTTCAGGGAATTTGTAAAGCGCCTTACAGGAACCTATAAACCGAGCAAACCGACCGATACACTGAAGTCCAATCGCCCGGACAGCACAAGCTACCAGCGTTCACCGGTTATGCTGAAGGAGAAAAAGAACAACAAATAG
- the tsaD gene encoding tRNA (adenosine(37)-N6)-threonylcarbamoyltransferase complex transferase subunit TsaD, producing MPVILAIESSCDETSVAICNNGKITANVIANQTIHQNYGGVIPELASRVHQQNIIPVVHQALRDSGLSKSEVSAVAFTQGPGLLGSLLVGVSFAKSFALALGLPLIAVNHMHAHILAHFIEEPRPDFPFLCLTVSGGHTQIVLVKSYFDMQIVGETLDDAAGEAFDKTAKLLNLPYPGGPLIDKYAQQGDGRKYQFGVPQIKDFDYSFSGFKTSILYFIRSKEQEDPDFVAKHLNDICASVQHSIVQILLNKLKLAAKHFGIKEIAIAGGVSANSGLRRELQNVADQLGWNVYIPAFQYCTDNAAMIAIAGHFKYMEGKFTDQRVAPLSRMEF from the coding sequence GTGCCTGTAATACTAGCTATAGAATCTTCTTGCGATGAAACCTCGGTTGCTATTTGCAATAACGGCAAAATTACGGCCAATGTTATTGCAAACCAAACAATTCATCAAAATTATGGCGGTGTGATTCCGGAGCTGGCGTCCCGTGTTCACCAGCAAAATATCATTCCGGTTGTACATCAGGCCCTGCGTGATTCAGGACTTTCAAAGAGCGAGGTTAGCGCAGTTGCGTTTACCCAGGGACCCGGACTTTTGGGATCGCTTTTGGTGGGTGTTTCGTTCGCGAAATCTTTCGCCCTTGCATTGGGTTTGCCGTTGATCGCTGTGAATCATATGCATGCGCATATTCTCGCTCATTTTATCGAAGAACCCAGACCGGACTTTCCATTTCTCTGCCTAACGGTTTCGGGCGGCCATACCCAGATTGTGCTGGTTAAGAGCTATTTCGATATGCAAATAGTAGGGGAGACGTTAGATGACGCAGCCGGTGAGGCTTTTGATAAAACGGCAAAATTGCTGAATCTGCCTTACCCGGGCGGACCGCTTATCGACAAGTATGCACAGCAGGGAGATGGCAGGAAATATCAGTTCGGCGTCCCGCAGATTAAAGATTTTGATTATAGCTTCAGCGGTTTTAAAACTTCGATCCTTTACTTTATCAGATCGAAGGAACAGGAAGATCCGGATTTTGTGGCCAAACACTTAAATGATATATGTGCATCTGTGCAGCACAGTATCGTGCAGATACTTTTAAATAAGCTGAAGCTTGCGGCGAAGCACTTTGGCATTAAGGAGATCGCAATTGCAGGTGGCGTGTCTGCGAATTCCGGCCTCCGTCGTGAGCTCCAGAACGTCGCTGATCAACTCGGCTGGAACGTATACATACCTGCATTTCAATATTGCACCGATAATGCTGCAATGATAGCCATTGCAGGTCACTTCAAATATATGGAAGGTAAATTCACAGATCAGCGTGTGGCGCCTTTATCCAGAATGGAATTTTAA
- the recA gene encoding recombinase RecA, producing MSTNADKLKALQLTLDKLEKSYGKGTIMKLGDNAVEPIESISTGSIGLDIALGIGGVPKGRIIEIYGPESSGKTTLATHIIAEAQKKGGLAAIIDAEHAFDTSYAKKLGVNVEDLFISQPDNGEQALEIADNLIRSGAIDVLVIDSVAALVPKAEIEGEMGDSKMGLHARLMSQALRKLTGTISKTGCCCIFINQLREKIGVMFGNPETTTGGNALKFYASVRLDIRRTSQIKDADEVSGNRIKVKIVKNKVAPPFRLAEFDIMFGEGISKVGEIIDLGVEFAIIKKSGSWFSYGETKLGQGRDAVKQLLLDNPELSEEIEAKIRAEVTEKL from the coding sequence ATGAGCACAAACGCAGATAAATTGAAGGCTTTACAGCTTACCCTTGATAAACTGGAAAAATCTTACGGTAAGGGAACCATAATGAAATTGGGAGACAACGCTGTTGAACCTATAGAATCAATTTCCACAGGATCTATCGGTTTAGATATTGCCCTTGGAATCGGAGGCGTGCCAAAAGGCAGGATCATAGAGATTTACGGTCCTGAATCTTCTGGTAAAACCACACTGGCAACACATATTATCGCTGAAGCCCAAAAAAAAGGTGGTCTGGCTGCAATTATCGATGCTGAGCACGCTTTTGATACCAGTTATGCGAAGAAGCTAGGCGTTAATGTAGAAGACTTATTCATTTCACAACCTGACAATGGCGAGCAGGCGCTGGAGATTGCGGACAACCTGATCAGATCAGGAGCTATTGATGTTCTTGTTATTGACTCCGTAGCTGCGCTTGTACCCAAAGCGGAAATAGAAGGCGAAATGGGTGATTCCAAAATGGGGCTTCATGCGAGATTAATGTCTCAGGCACTTAGAAAGTTAACCGGAACTATATCGAAAACGGGATGCTGTTGTATATTTATTAACCAGTTGCGTGAAAAGATTGGTGTGATGTTCGGTAACCCAGAGACCACCACGGGCGGTAATGCCTTAAAATTTTATGCATCAGTCCGCTTAGATATTCGCAGAACGTCTCAAATTAAGGATGCCGACGAGGTATCAGGAAACCGGATCAAGGTAAAGATTGTCAAAAACAAAGTAGCACCTCCATTCCGCCTGGCTGAATTCGACATTATGTTCGGTGAAGGCATCTCGAAAGTGGGAGAAATTATTGACCTTGGTGTAGAGTTTGCCATTATCAAGAAATCTGGATCCTGGTTCTCTTATGGAGAAACGAAACTAGGTCAGGGCAGAGATGCTGTAAAACAATTATTGCTGGACAATCCTGAATTATCAGAAGAAATTGAAGCAAAAATACGTGCTGAAGTAACAGAAAAACTATAG
- the nth gene encoding endonuclease III, which yields MRRIDRYKLFVSHFSARQPNAETELHYNNPFQLLIAVILSAQCTDKRVNQVTPDLFLRFPTPESLADTTPDVVFDYIKSISYPNNKAKHLVGMAKMLVQDFGGRVPESVTDLQKMPGVGRKTANVIASVIYNAPAMAVDTHVFRVANRIGLTNGKTPLAVEKDLVKSLPEETIHVAHHWLILHGRYVCVARSPKCDICEITYFCRYYQKVNKSANIFSHENGV from the coding sequence ATGCGCAGGATTGACCGGTATAAATTATTTGTATCCCATTTTTCAGCCAGGCAGCCCAATGCTGAAACCGAGCTCCATTACAATAACCCTTTCCAACTGCTTATTGCAGTGATCTTATCAGCACAATGTACAGACAAAAGAGTGAATCAGGTTACGCCCGACTTATTTTTACGGTTTCCTACGCCTGAAAGTCTTGCCGACACAACACCTGACGTAGTTTTCGACTATATAAAAAGCATAAGTTATCCGAACAATAAGGCTAAACACCTTGTTGGAATGGCAAAGATGCTGGTACAGGATTTTGGGGGCCGGGTACCGGAGAGTGTTACAGATCTGCAGAAGATGCCCGGGGTAGGCAGAAAAACAGCAAACGTTATTGCCTCCGTAATATATAATGCGCCTGCAATGGCCGTAGATACGCACGTATTCAGAGTAGCTAACCGGATTGGCCTGACCAACGGTAAGACTCCCCTGGCAGTAGAAAAAGACCTGGTCAAATCACTGCCGGAAGAGACCATCCATGTGGCACACCATTGGCTTATCCTGCACGGGAGATATGTTTGTGTGGCGAGATCACCGAAATGTGATATCTGCGAGATTACATATTTTTGCAGGTATTATCAGAAAGTTAACAAATCCGCTAATATTTTTAGTCACGAAAACGGTGTCTAA
- a CDS encoding RNA polymerase sigma factor, producing MKLQQQTDQDLIKLYLGGNESVLEELLRRHKSKIYTSIYLLVKDQYLAEDIFQDAFIKVINTLRSGRYNEEGKFLPWVMRIAHNLVIDYFRKEKRAPAITSADGTDVLNMLQFHEESAEDRMLREQTHVDLRAMIQLLPDDQKEVLIMRHYADLSFKEIAELTDVSINTALGRMRYALNNLRKMMKVKEVS from the coding sequence ATGAAATTACAACAGCAAACGGATCAGGATTTAATAAAATTATATCTGGGGGGCAACGAATCTGTTCTGGAGGAATTGCTTAGACGGCACAAATCAAAAATATATACATCTATATATCTTCTGGTGAAGGATCAATACCTCGCCGAGGATATTTTTCAGGACGCCTTTATCAAGGTAATCAACACGCTGCGTTCCGGCAGATACAATGAAGAGGGGAAATTTCTTCCATGGGTTATGCGAATTGCACATAACCTCGTTATCGATTATTTCAGAAAAGAGAAACGGGCCCCTGCAATTACGAGCGCCGATGGTACTGACGTACTAAATATGCTTCAGTTTCATGAGGAAAGTGCTGAGGACCGGATGCTTCGCGAACAGACGCATGTCGACCTTAGGGCGATGATACAGCTTCTTCCTGACGACCAGAAAGAGGTGCTCATTATGAGGCACTATGCCGACTTGAGCTTTAAAGAAATCGCTGAACTGACCGACGTAAGTATTAACACTGCGCTGGGCCGCATGAGATATGCCTTGAATAACCTGCGGAAAATGATGAAAGTGAAGGAAGTATCATAA